A DNA window from Ranitomeya imitator isolate aRanImi1 chromosome 2, aRanImi1.pri, whole genome shotgun sequence contains the following coding sequences:
- the CBX8 gene encoding chromobox protein homolog 8 — MELSAVGERVFAAESLLKRRIRKGRMEYLVKWKGWSQKYSTWEPEENILDARLVAAFEDRERERELYGPKKRGPKPKTFLLKAQAKANAKTYEFRSESARGLRVPYPGHPSPDMQSRSREGLRSIPSSSQESSETQVNLFTERLGTSDIGEHYPLKIKKKKSHHAKLLHKANVQTLRMPPANHTSQTEQVNNSAKADNSRPLEYHSTHGVIQLARRQNSDLGSSSQIEHCFISKEHGLVHTTKHGLGKSSTGTSLHRTKNKGDLFKDGVIPRTKINSKCQEKVSDFYGEALIKRGRKPSLIARIPVARIFGEPEEEPWRPRVDNLEKVVVTDVTSNFLTVTIKESNTDQGFFKDKR, encoded by the exons GGTCGAATGGAGTATTTGGTGAAGTGGAAAGGCTGGTCTCAAAA GTACAGCACATGGGAACCTGAAGAAAACATCTTGGATGCTAGATTAGTTGCAGCTTTTGAGGACAG agagcgagagagagaattGTATGGGCCAAAAAAGAGGGGTCCCAAGCCGAAGACTTTCCTTCTTAAG GCACAGGCGAAAGCAAATGCGAAGACCTATGAATTTCGCAGTGAGTCTGCGCGAGGTTTACGAGTTCCATATCCAGGGCATCCTTCTCCAGACATGCAGTCTAGGTCCAGAGAAGGCTTGAGAAGTATTCCTTCCTCTTCCCAGGAGAGTAGTGAAACTCAAGTTAACCTCTTTACTGAAAGGTTGGGAACTTCAGATATTGGAGAACATTATCCTTTaaagattaaaaagaaaaaaagtcacCATGCCAAACTCCTTCACAAGGCCAATGTTCAGACCTTGAGAATGCCTCCTGCCAATCACACAAGTCAGACTGAACAAGTAAATAATTCTGCGAAAGCAGATAATTCTAGACCGCTGGAGTATCATTCGACACATGGTGTCATACAGCTTGCAAGGCGTCAAAATTCAGATTTGGGATCTTCAAGTCAGATTGAACACTGTTTCATATCTAAAGAACATGGACTTGTGCACACCACAAAACATGGACTTGGAAAGTCAAGTACCGGCACCTCTTTACATAGGACAAAGAACAAGGGTGACCTCTTCAAAGATGGTGTCATCCCTAGAACTAAGATCAACTCTAAATGTCAGGAAAAGGTGTCTGACTTCTATGGGGAAGCACTGATAAAACGTGGGAGGAAGCCTTCCCTTATTGCCCGTATTCCTGTAGCCAGGATTTTTGGAGAGCCGGAAGAAGAACCATGGCGACCCCGAGTGGACAACTTGGAGAAAGTAGTAGTGACAGATGTGACTTCTAACTTTCTGACTGTTACTATAAAAGAAAGCAACACAGACCAAGGCTTTTTTAAGGATAAACGATAA